ACGGTGCAGCACATGCGCAGCTTCTTGCGGCAGAACTTGGTGATCGCGCCCGCGCCCAGGCCGAGCTGCATGGCGTGGCGCCTGGCGACGCTCGAAGGCTCCATGAACAGCAGCCAGGCCATCATGCGCTGCACGTATTCGAGCTCGAGGGCGAACGGGTCGTCGATGCGCATGGAGCCCTGTATCCAGGGCGTGCCCAGGTGCAGGTGGCGCACCTCGCCATCGTCGCTGACGCTGACCTCGGGCAATTCGGGAGAAGGGGTTTTCTTGCGGCTCACAGCAATCCAAAGGGCGCGAAGGCGTCGCGCCAGGCATTCAGTTTCTTCTCGAAGCTCCACGACGCGTTGGCCGGGCTGGTCGAGGGCAGGCGCAGCGAGGGGATGTCCACCCCCAGACTGGCGCGCACTGCCCTTGCGTGGCGGAAGCTCTCGCCGCCATTGTGTGCGATGGCGGCAAGCGCCGGCACGCGCGCGAGCAGGGAGCGGAAATCGTTGACCTGCGCGTTGCGGATGCTGGTGTCCAGGCTGCCCTCGCGCTCGCAGGCGGCGTACACGTCCCACAGCCCCAGGCCGCGCGCGAGCAGCCAGCCGCAGCGCGCGGCGTAGTCCTCGCGCCCCGGCAGCGGGTGCCCGGGCCACAGCGCCGCAAGGATGCGCCAGAAATGGTTCTGCGGATGGCCGTAGTACTGCTGCGCGCGCAGCGAGGCCGCGCCGGGAAAGCTGCCCAGCAGCAGCACGCGCGTGCCCTCGCCCACCACGGGCGGCAGGCCCACGAGGCGGGAGGCGGCAAGTGCATTCATGGGATGGATACTATCAACAAAATAGCTGCAACCGCTTGATGGACGAGCGTTTTATGCCAAAAACACTGAAACCCTCAGGCCAGCAGCGCCCGCAGCTTCGGCAGCGCGGCGCAGGCATTGTCGCGGCTCGCGCGGGCCAGCTCGCCCACCTCGATGCCGCGCAGGCCAGCCACCACGGCGGCGATGCGCGGCAGCTCGGCCGGGCTGTTGCGCGCGGGGGCCGCGCCCGCGGCGCGCTCGGCGGCCGTCACGTAGAGCCAGTGCGGGGGAATGTCGGGCGCGTCGGTCTCCAATACCAGGGCATCGAGCGGCAGCTCGGCCGCCAGGCGCCGCAGCTGCAGCGCACGCTCGTAAGTGACGGCGCCGCCGAAGCCCAGTTTGAAACCCATGGCGATGAAGGCCCGCGCCTGCTGCAGGCTGCCGTTGAAGGCATGGGCGATGCCGCCGCGCACGGGCAGCTCGCGCAGGCCTTTCAGCAGCCGGTCGGCCGAGCGGCGCACGTGCAGGATCACCGGCAGATCGAAGCGGCGCGCCAGCTGCAGCTGCGCGCGGTAGAAGCGCTCCTGCCGCGCCGCATCCAGGCCGGGCACGAAGAAGTCCAGCCCTATCTCGCCGACGGCCACCAGGCGCGGGTCGGGCAGGCATCGCTCCAGCATGCGCTCCAGCGCCTGCGGGTCGTCGTCGCGGGCCTGGGGCGTGTAGAGCGGATGGATGCCCAGCGCATAGCTGTCGCCATAGCGGTGCGCCATGGCGCGCACGACCTGCAGGTTGGCCAGATCCACGGCCGGCAGCACGCAGTGGACGACGCCGGCGCGCGCGGCCCGGGCGCGCTCAGCATCGGCATGGGCCGCGCCGCCGTGGACCGCGAACTCGTCGAGGTGGCAGTGGGTGTCGATCCAGGCGTCCATGCGCCGGATCATGCCACCGGGGCTATTCGCTCTTGCGCATTGGGCAGGTGTTCACGCCCAGCAGCGAGTACGCGGGGCAGCCCCCCACCAGGCCCGTGAGCAGCGGCACCACGCCGATCCAGCCCCACCAGCCCACCGTACCCGTGGCCGCCAGCGCGATCAGCACCAGCCCCACGACGATGCGCAACCCACGATCCAGACCTCCGACATTGCGTTTCATGACACTTCTCCTGGTTGAAAAAAACGGACTCAGGGGCAATAGATGGCCTTGAGCGCGGCCACGAGCTTTTCCACCGCCGGGTCGGCGATGCGGTAGTACAGGGTCTGCGCATCGCGCCGGAAGGTCACCAGCCCCTCCTCGCGCATGCGCGCCAGATGCTGCGACAGGGCCGACTGGCTCAGGTCCATCTGTTCGAGCAGTTGGCCGACCGAGGCCTCGCCCCGGTCGATGAGCAGGCACAGCACCAGCAGCCGCTGCTCATTGCCCACGGTGCGCAGCAGCGCTGCGGCCTGGGCCGTGCATTGCTGCATGAACCCCCGGTCGGCTGCAGTGGCCACGATGTATTCCTTTTGGCGGCGCTTTAAATTAACATTTCCTAATTTAGTAAAAACTAAAGAATATGTCAACGACGGCGCGCCGGCGCGGTCGCCCGGCCTTCGTCTCCCCCCCTTTTTTTCGTCCTTCCACTACAGGAGTCCAGCATGTCTTCATCGACCGACTACAAGATCCTTACCCGCGAAATTTCCGGCAACGTGGGCCAGCTGCGCGCCAGCCAGCCCGATGTGATGCAGGGCTTCAACGCCATGAGCAAGGCCGCGCTAGCGCCCGGCGCGATCGACGCCAAGACCAAGGAGCTGATCGCCCTGGGCATCGGCGTGGCCGCGCGCTGCGACGGCTGCATAGGCTTTCACACCCAGGCCCTGGCGCGCCTGGGCGCCACGCGCGCCGAGGTGCACGAGACGCTGGCCATTGCCGTCTACATGGGCGGCGGGCCGGCGCTCATGTATGCCGCCAATGCGGTGGCCGCGTTCGACCAGTGCGCCCCCGAACAGGCGCCTGCGTGAGCCCATGACGGGGGCGCGCGGCCCGGCGGGCGGGCCCATGCGCGCCGGCGTGTTCCGTGCTACTGTGGGCGCCTTGCCGCCCCTTGTTCCATGGAGGTGCTCGCATGCCCCGGCCCGTCCGCTACAGCCCTTCCCGCAGCGACCGTGCGCGCCCGTCCGCTGATCCCGCCGCGCCCGAAAGCCCGCCCCCGCGCCCCGCCCCTGTCGCCCCGCGTCAGCGCCTGCCATCGGCGCAGCAGGCGCAGTGGGCGGCCATGGCGCTGCTGGCCATGCTGCTGGCCGGCGGTATGTGGTGGCTGCGGCCGGTGCCCGCGCCGCACATCACGCAGAAGGCCATCGACGCAGCCGTGCTGCACACGCTGGAGAACCATACCCTTCCCTCGGCCGCCGCGCGCGCGGCGGAGGCCGTGGTGCCGTCGGTGGTGCGCGTGATGGGCTTCACGACCACCAAGCGGGGCAAGGAGGTGGAGCGCAGCGTGGGCACGGGCGTGGTGATCGTGGACACGGGCATCATCCTCACCAACCTGCACGTGGTGCGCGGCGCCGACCGCGTGAGCGTGACCTTCGCCGACGGCACGGAGGCCAACGCCAGCATCACCGGCGCCCAGCCCGAGAACGACTTGGCCGTGCTGCAGGCGCACAAGGTGCCGGACGACCTGCAGGCGGCGCCGCTGCGCTCCACGCAGCACCTGCGCGCGGGCGATGGCGTGGTGGTCGTCGGCTTTCCGTTCGGCATCGGGCCCTCGGCGTCGGCGGGCGTGGTCTCGGGCCTGCAGCGCGAGTTCGAGTCGCCCGAGGGCGGGCAGGAGCTGCGCAACCTGATCCAGTTCGACGCCGCGGCCAACCCGGGCAACTCCGGCGGGCCGCTGGTCACGCTGGAAGGCGAGGTGGTGGGCATCGTCACCGCCATCCTCAACCCCACGCCCGCGCGCACCTTCATCGGCATAGGCTTCGCCGTGCCCATAGAGAACGCGGCCCAGGCCGCCGGCATGCCGCCGTTCTGACCAGGAGAAGCACCATGCAGACCATCCCCGCCGCCACCGACTCCACCGCCACGCTGATGGAGCAGATCCTCTACGAGGTCAAGCGCGTCGTCGTCGGCCAGGACCGCTTCCTGGAGCGCGTGATGGTCGCCATGCTGGCCCAGGGCCACCTGCTGGTGGAGGGCGTGCCGGGCCTGGCCAAGACGCTCACCGTGAAGACGCTGGCCGCGTGCATACAGGGGCAGTTCAAGCGCATACAGTTCACGCCCGACCTGGTGCCCGCCGATCTGGTCGGCACGCGCATGTACAACCAGCGCACGGGCGAGTTCAGCACCACGCTGGGGCCCGTGTTCACCCACCTGCTGCTGGCCGACGAGATCAACCGCGCGCCCGCCAAGGTGCAAAGCGCGCTGCTGGAGGTGATGCAGGAGCGCCAGGTCACCATCGCCGGCCAGAGCCACCCGGTGCCCGAGCCCTTCGTGGTCATGGCCACGCAGAACCCCATAGAGACCGAGGGCACCTACCAGCTGCCCGAGGCCCAGGTGGACCGCTTCATGATGAAGGTGCTCATCGGCTACCCGAGCGAGGAGGAGGAATTCGTCATCGCCCAGCGCGCGCTCGCGCCCGCGGTGCAGGTGGCGGCCGTGGCCACGACCGGACAGCTGGCCCGGCTGCAGGCCGACTGCCGCAAGGTGTACGTGGACCCGTCGCTCATCCAGTACGCCGTGCGCCTGGTGGCCGCCACGCGCGCGCCGCAGCAGCATGGCCTGAAGGACCTGGCCGCCCACATCGCCTGCGGCGCCAGCCCCCGCGCCACCATCGCGCTGGCCGAGGGCGCCCAGGCCCTGGCCATGCTGCGCGGGCGCGGCTACGCGCTGCCAGAGGACCTGCTGGACCTGGCGCACGACGTGCTGCGCCACCGCATCAGCCTGAGCTACGAAGCGCTGGCCGAGGGCCTGGACGCCGACGCGCTGATCGGGCGCATCATGAACCAGCTGCCCGCGCCCGCGCGCCCCCTGCACCATTCGGCCGAGGAGGCTGCCGGCGCGGAGGCCCGCCGTGCCTGAAGCCGTCCGGCCCCCAGCCGCCGCGCCCGCCGCGGCCGAGCGCCTGCTGCAGCGCCTGGAATGGACGGTGATCCGGCGCCTGGACGGCCTGCTGCAAGGCTCCTCGCGCACGCTGCTGCGCGGCAGCGGCATCGACCTGGCCGACCTGCGCGAATACCAGCCGCACGACGATGTGCGCCACATCGACTGGAACGTCACGGCGCGCCTGGCCACGCCCCACGTGCGCGTGTTCACCGAGGACCGCGACATGACCGCCTGGTTCCTGCTCGACCTGAGCCCCTCGGTGGACTTCGGCGCGCCGGGCCAGGCCAAGCGCGACTTGGCTGAAGGCTTCGTGGGCGTGCTCGCGCGCCTGCTCCAGCGCCACGGCAACCGCGTGGGCGCCGTGCTGCACGACGGCAGCGCCGCCATGGGCCGGGTGCTGCCCGCGCGCGGCGGGCGCCGCCAGGTGCTGCAGCTGCTGCTCGCGTTGGCGACCAGCGCGCGCCCTTCCAGCCTTATCCCGGCCCCCGGCATCACCGAGCTGCAGCGCCTGCTGGGCGGCGCCCAGGGCCTGCTGCGCCGGCGCTCGGCGGTGTTCGTGGTGTCCGACTTCCTGAGCGCCCCGGGCTGGGACAAGCCCCTGGCGCGCCTGGCGCAGCGCCATGACGTGGTGGCCGTGCGCCTGCTCGACCCGCTGGAGCTGGAACTGCCCGACGTGGGCCTGCTGCTGCTGCGCGACCCCGAGACCGGCGAGCAGCTGCAGGTGGACACGCACGAACGGGGCTTTCGCCACCGCTTCGCGCGCCTGGCCGCGCAGCGCGAGGCCGATCTGCGCGCGAGCCTTGCGCACGCCGGCGTGGACACGCTGGAGCTGTCCACCGACGAGGACCTGCTGGCCGCGCTGCTGCGCTTCATGCAGCTGCGCGGGCACCGCCCGCGCGTGGCCGCAGCCAACCCGGCACTGGCGGCCCACGGCTGACCCCGGACGGAACGCAAACGAAGGAGCCGACCATGGTGTTTCTCTGGCCCACATTGCTATGGCTTCTGCTCGTCCTGCCCCTGCTCGTGCTGCTGTACCTGTGGCTGCTGCGCCGGCGCAAGGCGGCGGCCGTGCCCTATCCCGGCCTGGCCCTGGTGCGCCAGGCCCTGGGCCCGGGCCACGGCTGGCGCCGCCACGTGCCGCCCC
This region of Alicycliphilus denitrificans K601 genomic DNA includes:
- a CDS encoding YgaP family membrane protein codes for the protein MKRNVGGLDRGLRIVVGLVLIALAATGTVGWWGWIGVVPLLTGLVGGCPAYSLLGVNTCPMRKSE
- a CDS encoding DNA-deoxyinosine glycosylase, which encodes MNALAASRLVGLPPVVGEGTRVLLLGSFPGAASLRAQQYYGHPQNHFWRILAALWPGHPLPGREDYAARCGWLLARGLGLWDVYAACEREGSLDTSIRNAQVNDFRSLLARVPALAAIAHNGGESFRHARAVRASLGVDIPSLRLPSTSPANASWSFEKKLNAWRDAFAPFGLL
- a CDS encoding ArsR/SmtB family transcription factor, with amino-acid sequence MQQCTAQAAALLRTVGNEQRLLVLCLLIDRGEASVGQLLEQMDLSQSALSQHLARMREEGLVTFRRDAQTLYYRIADPAVEKLVAALKAIYCP
- a CDS encoding carboxymuconolactone decarboxylase family protein produces the protein MSSSTDYKILTREISGNVGQLRASQPDVMQGFNAMSKAALAPGAIDAKTKELIALGIGVAARCDGCIGFHTQALARLGATRAEVHETLAIAVYMGGGPALMYAANAVAAFDQCAPEQAPA
- a CDS encoding TatD family hydrolase, which encodes MDAWIDTHCHLDEFAVHGGAAHADAERARAARAGVVHCVLPAVDLANLQVVRAMAHRYGDSYALGIHPLYTPQARDDDPQALERMLERCLPDPRLVAVGEIGLDFFVPGLDAARQERFYRAQLQLARRFDLPVILHVRRSADRLLKGLRELPVRGGIAHAFNGSLQQARAFIAMGFKLGFGGAVTYERALQLRRLAAELPLDALVLETDAPDIPPHWLYVTAAERAAGAAPARNSPAELPRIAAVVAGLRGIEVGELARASRDNACAALPKLRALLA
- a CDS encoding S1C family serine protease encodes the protein MPRPVRYSPSRSDRARPSADPAAPESPPPRPAPVAPRQRLPSAQQAQWAAMALLAMLLAGGMWWLRPVPAPHITQKAIDAAVLHTLENHTLPSAAARAAEAVVPSVVRVMGFTTTKRGKEVERSVGTGVVIVDTGIILTNLHVVRGADRVSVTFADGTEANASITGAQPENDLAVLQAHKVPDDLQAAPLRSTQHLRAGDGVVVVGFPFGIGPSASAGVVSGLQREFESPEGGQELRNLIQFDAAANPGNSGGPLVTLEGEVVGIVTAILNPTPARTFIGIGFAVPIENAAQAAGMPPF
- a CDS encoding DUF58 domain-containing protein; this translates as MPEAVRPPAAAPAAAERLLQRLEWTVIRRLDGLLQGSSRTLLRGSGIDLADLREYQPHDDVRHIDWNVTARLATPHVRVFTEDRDMTAWFLLDLSPSVDFGAPGQAKRDLAEGFVGVLARLLQRHGNRVGAVLHDGSAAMGRVLPARGGRRQVLQLLLALATSARPSSLIPAPGITELQRLLGGAQGLLRRRSAVFVVSDFLSAPGWDKPLARLAQRHDVVAVRLLDPLELELPDVGLLLLRDPETGEQLQVDTHERGFRHRFARLAAQREADLRASLAHAGVDTLELSTDEDLLAALLRFMQLRGHRPRVAAANPALAAHG
- a CDS encoding AAA family ATPase yields the protein MQTIPAATDSTATLMEQILYEVKRVVVGQDRFLERVMVAMLAQGHLLVEGVPGLAKTLTVKTLAACIQGQFKRIQFTPDLVPADLVGTRMYNQRTGEFSTTLGPVFTHLLLADEINRAPAKVQSALLEVMQERQVTIAGQSHPVPEPFVVMATQNPIETEGTYQLPEAQVDRFMMKVLIGYPSEEEEFVIAQRALAPAVQVAAVATTGQLARLQADCRKVYVDPSLIQYAVRLVAATRAPQQHGLKDLAAHIACGASPRATIALAEGAQALAMLRGRGYALPEDLLDLAHDVLRHRISLSYEALAEGLDADALIGRIMNQLPAPARPLHHSAEEAAGAEARRA